The proteins below are encoded in one region of Pomacea canaliculata isolate SZHN2017 linkage group LG7, ASM307304v1, whole genome shotgun sequence:
- the LOC112568220 gene encoding bypass of stop codon protein 1-like, with protein MYVIYQQLATCAHKRYISKKQFLIIYKQYGPNEHQPNNHKFQQTNSKSPTTQTVSSPAATSTTISTSSITTSEPATISTEGNVTSNETYTTVSEVTFTSELLTSIEMSSASTNKLFTVSDESLPTTASLEPSNSNDLSTMTTSSPTVITKTSTILTSLTTAHQSTGSTSSRDSGVELRQGSSVGV; from the coding sequence catCTATCAGCAGCTCGCCACCTGCGCCCACAAACGCTACATCAGCAAAAAGCAGTTCCTCATTATCTACAAGCAGTACGGTCCTAACGAGCACCAGCCAAACAACCACAAGTTCCAACAGACAAATAGTAAAtcaccaacaacacaaacagtAAGCTCCCCAGCAGCCACATCGACAACCATCAGTACATCATCGATAACGACCAGTGAACCAGCAACAATCTCAACTGAAGGCAATGTCACCTCTAACGAAACATACACAACAGTCAGCGAGGTCACATTTACCAGTGAATTATTGACATCCATCGAAATGTCATCAGCATCCACCAACAAACTGTTCACTGTCTCCGATGAATCGTTACCAACAACTGCCTCGCTAGAACCTTCCAACAGTAATGACCTCTCGACCATGACTACAAGTTCGCCCACTGTCATCACTAAAACATCTACCATTCTCACATCACTGACTACGGCTCACCAATCAACAGGATCCACGTCTTCACGTGACTCGGGGGTGGAGTTACGCCAGGGGTCATCGGTGGGAGTGTGA
- the LOC112568159 gene encoding cell wall protein DAN4-like, which produces MDTVFPTTSETSTTNNELSTTISEASTTSNKSTTGTRETPATTIETSTTSSTASTSTTNEASTTNEILSTPIEAPVTKVYTVSDTSSQITSPQNSIYSRDSGGGATAGAIAGTVVGIILICVIVAFVFVIYKLRQKRNTCPPSDQTFPDETGVADCVNPVYQPSEAISPSPAVQIPGSSSDLSQGQATGTVLSDEVGQYVGISMTPSTASSNHEIRSKPLKPGRKFLSKSAYIPGSTPETGGDVYAVVDKNRKSNLITDNKEPLSTEKVTDGLYAVVDKTRKSNLITDNKELLSKEKVTDGLYAVPDKFAKPPTGTDQARRLIDENSKHDVPSESLNYSMISDIPYNKANPDRGNKMLSEEVYTEVKKPMKPIKVKPELKPKPDQKVELYAEVKKRHERSDNNSGSSQNKDAHLESNKRKTIW; this is translated from the exons ATGGATACAGTGTTTCCAACCACCAGTGAAACATCCACAACTAACAATGAATTATCCACAACCATCAGCGAAGCGTCTACAACCAGTAATAAATCAACTACAGGAACACGCGAAACACCCGCAACCACCATTGAAACATCTACAACCAGCAGCACAGCATCAACCTCTACCACTAATGAAGCCTCAACTACCAATGAAATATTATCTACGCCCATTGAAGCACCAGTAACAAAAGTATACACAGTTTCTGATACATCCTCACAGATCACTTCACCACAAAATTCCATTTACTCACGTGACTCAGGTGGAGGCGCTACGGCAGGAGCCATTGCTGGTACCGTGGTGGGAATAATCCTCATTTGTGTTATTGTGGCTTTCGTCTTTGTCATCTACAAGCTACGACAAA AAAGAAATACCTGTCCTCCTAGTGATCAAACTTTTCCGGATGAAACTG GTGTTGCTGATTGCGTGAATCCTGTTTACCAACCCTCTGAAGCCATCTCACCATCACCAGCTGTTCAGATCCCTGGATCCAGCAGTGACCTCAGCCAGGGTCAGGCAACAGGAACAGTTTTATCAGACGAAGTCGGTCAGTATGTTGGGATATCGATGACACCCTCAACTGCATCATCTAACCATGAAATACGCAGCAAACCATTGAAACCAGGACGAAAATTCCTCTCCAAAAGCGCCTACATCCCCGGGTCTACTCCTGAGACTGGAGGAGACGTGTATGCTGTTGTTGACAAGAATAGAAAAAGTAATCTCATCACAGACAATAAAGAACCGCTTTCCACGGAGAAAGTTACTGATGGACTCTATGCTGTTGTTGACAAAACTAGAAAAAGCAATCTCATCACAGACAATAAAGAACTGCTTTCCAAGGAGAAAGTTACTGATGGACTCTATGCTGTTCCTGACAAATTTGCAAAACCACCAACTGGTACAGATCAGGCTCGAAGATTGATTGATGAAAATTCAAAGCATGATGTTCCTTCTGAGTCGCTTAACTATTCCATGATCTCTGATATACCTTATAATAAAGCAAATCCCGATAGAGGTAACAAAATGTTAAGTGAGGAAGTTTATACTGAAGTCAAAAAGCCGATGAAACCAATAAAAGTAAAACCTGAACTAAAACCTAAACCAGACCAGAAAGTAGAACTGTACGCAGAAGTCAAAAAACGACATGAGAGAAGTGACAACAACTCGGGAAGTTCTCAAAACAAAGATGCACATCTTGAAAGCAACAAACGAAAAACAATctggtaa